A window from Synechococcus sp. MU1643 encodes these proteins:
- the pheA gene encoding prephenate dehydratase, whose translation MPTRLAFLGPAGTYGEQAARVLIEQDVLEDVQLVPCVGLRSVVEQLAGGECDGAVVPIENSVEGGVTATLDALWSHPELCIRRALVLPIQHSLLGSGPLSRVTEVLSHPQALAQCSGWLAQHLPDALQLPTSSTAEAARMVAGSPFRAAIASQAAALEHGLDELAFPVNDVAGNRTRFLLLRRGQRSEYGDVASLAFSLHRNAPGALLEALACLAERGLNMSRIESRPSKRELGEYVFFVDVDLPPDPTLALADLIAQLQPLCEHLAHFGAYPSSDLSGC comes from the coding sequence ATGCCTACACGTCTCGCATTCCTTGGCCCAGCCGGGACCTATGGCGAGCAGGCCGCCCGGGTGTTGATCGAACAGGATGTCCTCGAGGATGTCCAGCTGGTGCCCTGCGTCGGTCTTCGATCGGTTGTGGAACAGCTGGCGGGGGGGGAGTGTGACGGAGCCGTTGTCCCGATTGAGAACTCGGTGGAAGGGGGGGTGACAGCGACTCTCGATGCGCTTTGGTCACATCCCGAGCTTTGTATTCGCAGGGCTTTGGTGCTTCCTATTCAGCACTCTCTGCTGGGGAGTGGGCCGCTCAGCAGAGTCACGGAAGTGCTCTCCCACCCGCAGGCCTTGGCCCAGTGCAGTGGCTGGCTGGCCCAGCATCTGCCCGATGCATTGCAACTTCCCACATCATCCACGGCTGAAGCAGCTCGTATGGTGGCGGGCAGTCCATTCCGTGCTGCGATTGCCTCCCAGGCCGCTGCACTGGAACATGGGTTGGATGAGCTGGCATTCCCTGTGAATGATGTTGCGGGCAATCGCACCCGTTTTCTCCTGTTGCGTCGTGGGCAGCGCAGTGAATATGGCGATGTGGCGAGCCTGGCGTTCTCGCTGCATCGCAATGCGCCGGGGGCCCTGCTAGAAGCTCTGGCCTGTTTGGCTGAGCGGGGCCTGAACATGAGTCGGATTGAATCGCGACCGTCCAAACGGGAGTTGGGGGAATACGTGTTTTTCGTGGATGTGGATCTTCCGCCGGATCCAACATTGGCTCTGGCGGATCTTATTGCCCAGTTGCAGCCTCTTTGCGAGCATCTCGCCCATTTCGGTGCCTACCCCAGCAGCGATCTCAGCGGTTGTTAA
- the tuf gene encoding elongation factor Tu: MAREKFERNKPHVNIGTIGHVDHGKTTLTAAITNVLAKKGQAEVQNYADIDGAPEERERGITINTAHVEYETETRHYAHVDCPGHADYVKNMITGAAQMDGAILVCAATDGPMAQTKEHILLAKQVGVPALVVALNKCDMVDDEEIIELVEMEIRELLSSYDFPGDDIPVVQVSGLKAIEGEAEWEAKIEELMSAVDASIPEPEREVDKPFLMAVEDVFSITGRGTVATGRIERGIVKVGEEIEIVGIREPRKTTVTGVEMFRKLLDEGMAGDNVGLLLRGIQKEDIERGMVLVKPGSITPHTKFEGQVYVLKKEEGGRHTPFFAGYRPQFYIRTTDVTGQITAFTAEDGSNVEMVMPGDNIQMTGELICPVAMETGMRFAIREGGRTIGAGVVSKIIE; encoded by the coding sequence ATGGCACGCGAGAAGTTCGAAAGGAACAAGCCCCACGTCAACATCGGCACCATCGGCCACGTTGACCACGGCAAGACCACCCTCACCGCTGCGATCACCAACGTGCTCGCCAAGAAGGGTCAGGCTGAGGTTCAGAACTATGCCGATATCGACGGCGCACCCGAAGAGCGTGAGCGCGGCATCACCATCAACACCGCTCACGTTGAGTACGAAACCGAGACGCGTCACTACGCTCACGTGGACTGCCCTGGCCACGCGGACTATGTGAAGAACATGATCACCGGTGCCGCTCAGATGGACGGCGCCATCCTGGTGTGTGCTGCCACCGACGGCCCCATGGCCCAGACCAAAGAGCACATCCTTCTGGCCAAGCAGGTGGGCGTTCCCGCTCTGGTGGTTGCACTGAACAAGTGCGACATGGTCGATGACGAGGAGATCATCGAACTGGTGGAAATGGAGATCCGTGAACTGCTCTCCAGCTACGACTTCCCCGGCGATGACATCCCTGTCGTTCAGGTGTCTGGCCTGAAGGCCATCGAAGGAGAGGCTGAGTGGGAAGCCAAGATCGAGGAACTGATGTCGGCTGTTGACGCCAGCATTCCTGAGCCCGAGCGGGAAGTGGACAAGCCCTTCTTGATGGCTGTGGAAGACGTCTTCTCCATCACCGGTCGTGGCACTGTCGCCACCGGCCGTATTGAGCGCGGCATCGTCAAAGTCGGCGAAGAAATCGAGATCGTCGGTATTCGCGAGCCTCGCAAAACAACCGTCACCGGTGTTGAGATGTTCCGCAAGCTGCTCGACGAGGGCATGGCTGGCGACAACGTTGGCCTGCTGCTTCGCGGCATCCAGAAGGAAGACATCGAACGCGGCATGGTGCTGGTGAAGCCTGGCTCCATCACCCCTCACACCAAGTTCGAGGGTCAGGTGTACGTGCTGAAGAAGGAAGAAGGCGGCCGCCACACTCCTTTCTTCGCTGGCTACCGCCCGCAGTTCTACATCCGTACAACGGATGTGACCGGCCAGATCACCGCCTTCACCGCTGAAGACGGCAGCAATGTCGAAATGGTGATGCCTGGTGACAACATCCAGATGACTGGTGAGCTGATCTGTCCTGTTGCGATGGAAACCGGCATGCGTTTCGCTATCCGCGAAGGCGGCCGCACCATCGGTGCTGGCGTGGTCTCCAAGATCATCGAGTGA
- a CDS encoding LON peptidase substrate-binding domain-containing protein yields MSEFSVRELPLFPLPDVVLFPQQLLPLHVFESRYRMLLQTVLETDKRFGIVRINPENGEMAEIGCCAEVLQHQTTEDGRSYIVSLGQQRFRLLNITRETPYRTAMVSWLEDESVADTDQLNSLRDKVSEALGDVVQLTSKLQNREVELPDDLPDLPRELSFWISAHLDQAASEQQSLLELTDTHERLSQQFEMLDHTRRQLAARTVLMDLK; encoded by the coding sequence GTGTCCGAATTTTCTGTGAGGGAGCTTCCCCTGTTCCCCCTGCCGGACGTCGTGTTGTTCCCGCAGCAACTGTTGCCGCTGCACGTTTTTGAATCGCGTTATCGGATGCTTCTTCAGACGGTTCTGGAGACCGACAAGCGCTTCGGCATTGTTCGCATCAACCCTGAGAACGGCGAAATGGCCGAGATCGGTTGCTGCGCTGAGGTGCTTCAGCACCAAACAACGGAAGATGGTCGCAGCTACATCGTTTCGTTGGGCCAACAGCGGTTCCGGCTGCTGAACATCACGCGGGAAACGCCCTATCGAACAGCGATGGTGAGCTGGCTGGAGGATGAGTCCGTGGCCGACACCGACCAGCTCAACAGCTTGCGGGACAAGGTCAGCGAAGCCTTGGGCGACGTCGTTCAGCTGACCAGCAAACTGCAGAACCGAGAGGTGGAACTCCCTGACGATCTGCCTGATCTACCGCGGGAGCTGTCGTTCTGGATCAGCGCACATCTGGATCAGGCCGCCTCGGAGCAGCAGAGTCTTCTGGAACTGACCGACACCCACGAACGGTTGAGTCAGCAGTTTGAGATGTTGGATCACACCCGACGCCAATTGGCGGCCCGCACTGTGTTGATGGATCTGAAGTGA
- a CDS encoding ribonuclease HII, producing the protein MTAQESLPLGRDVAGVDEVGRGCLFGPVFAAAVVLESSAAECLLKAGLTDSKKLSPKRRAALVPLIQSLCVASGLGQASAREIDACGIRVATERAMLRGLQRLPQTPGLVLVDGNLPLRPWLGPQRSVVAGDSRSAAIAAASVLAKEARDALIRRLSARFPGYGLERHAGYGTAQHRQSLMASGPTPLHRHTFLKRLLG; encoded by the coding sequence ATGACCGCGCAGGAGTCCCTCCCTCTCGGGAGGGACGTGGCTGGTGTAGACGAAGTCGGTCGTGGTTGTTTGTTCGGTCCTGTCTTTGCGGCTGCTGTGGTGCTCGAGAGCTCAGCAGCCGAATGCCTGTTGAAGGCGGGGCTGACCGACAGCAAAAAACTGTCGCCCAAGCGTCGGGCGGCTCTGGTTCCCTTGATTCAGTCGCTGTGTGTGGCATCCGGTTTGGGCCAGGCGTCAGCGCGAGAAATTGACGCTTGTGGCATCCGCGTCGCCACAGAACGCGCCATGTTGCGGGGTCTGCAGCGCCTGCCCCAGACCCCTGGGCTGGTTCTGGTGGATGGCAATCTTCCTCTTCGGCCGTGGCTGGGGCCACAGCGCAGTGTTGTGGCAGGGGACAGCCGATCCGCTGCCATCGCTGCGGCCAGTGTTCTGGCCAAGGAGGCCAGGGATGCACTCATCCGCCGTTTGTCGGCTCGCTTTCCTGGGTATGGACTCGAGCGCCATGCGGGCTACGGCACGGCACAGCATCGGCAGAGCCTGATGGCCTCAGGCCCCACGCCCTTGCATCGGCACACGTTCTTGAAGCGTTTGCTCGGTTGA
- a CDS encoding DUF1997 domain-containing protein codes for MPLAFEASQKLDLPVKTGAERLPTYLLEEERVLGALLDAKQLSRLQPGRYRYVVTSLQVFQLHVKPVVSLQIHMEGDALVMQALECELEGLGIVDDFALNLEARLTSTPDGLQGHAHLSVSVSQPSLLKLIPKRVLESTGESILSGILIGIRARVGKQLINDYRSWCRETEGQGSTEQTLQERVPMQGRGA; via the coding sequence ATGCCCCTGGCCTTCGAAGCCAGTCAAAAGCTTGATCTACCTGTCAAAACAGGAGCAGAGCGGCTGCCCACCTACCTACTGGAGGAGGAGCGCGTCCTCGGGGCGTTGCTAGATGCCAAACAGCTCAGCCGGTTGCAACCCGGGCGTTACCGCTATGTGGTGACCAGCCTGCAGGTCTTTCAGCTCCACGTGAAACCCGTGGTGTCACTCCAGATCCACATGGAAGGCGACGCGCTTGTGATGCAGGCCCTTGAATGCGAACTGGAGGGCCTGGGGATTGTTGACGACTTCGCCCTGAACCTGGAAGCACGGCTGACCTCCACGCCCGATGGGCTTCAGGGGCATGCCCATCTATCGGTGAGCGTGAGCCAGCCATCACTGCTCAAGCTGATCCCCAAACGGGTACTGGAGTCAACGGGGGAGTCGATCCTGAGTGGCATCCTCATTGGCATCAGAGCCCGTGTTGGAAAGCAGCTGATCAACGACTACCGCAGCTGGTGCCGGGAGACAGAGGGGCAAGGCTCAACCGAGCAAACGCTTCAAGAACGTGTGCCGATGCAAGGGCGTGGGGCCTGA
- the rpsJ gene encoding 30S ribosomal protein S10, with the protein MSTAIAQQKIRIRLKAFDRRMLDLSCEKIIDTADNTAATAIGPIPLPTKRKIYCVLRSPHVDKDSREHFETRTHRRIIDIYSPSAKTIDALMKLDLPSGVDIEVKL; encoded by the coding sequence ATGTCCACTGCCATCGCTCAGCAGAAAATCCGCATCCGCCTGAAGGCGTTCGACCGCCGCATGCTGGATCTCTCATGCGAGAAAATCATTGATACGGCCGATAACACCGCTGCTACCGCAATCGGCCCGATCCCCCTGCCCACGAAACGCAAGATTTACTGCGTTTTGCGCTCTCCCCACGTGGACAAGGACTCCCGCGAGCACTTCGAGACCCGCACCCACCGTCGGATTATTGACATCTACAGCCCGTCTGCCAAGACCATCGATGCGCTGATGAAGCTCGATCTCCCCAGTGGTGTGGACATCGAAGTGAAGCTCTGA
- a CDS encoding methyltransferase domain-containing protein, with translation MVGSLLLVAGAVGATGIALWLRRDRRYKSSESVASAYDAWTEDRLLEQLWGEHVHLGHYGTPPSSCDFREAKETFVHELMRWSGLDQLPAGSRVLDVGCGIGGSARILARDYGLDVLGISISPAQVKRATQLTASGLTCHFQVMDALNLQLPDQSFDAVWSVEAGPHMPDKQRYADELLRVLRPGGLLAVADWNRRDPSDGGMARTERWVMRQLLNQWAHPEFASIKGFCQNLDNSVYNRGEIVTGDWTQATLPSWIDSIVEGIRRPWAVLNLGPKAVLQGLRETPTLLLMHWAFATGLMQFGVFRIRKD, from the coding sequence ATGGTGGGATCTCTGCTGCTGGTGGCCGGAGCCGTTGGAGCCACTGGAATCGCGCTGTGGCTTCGCCGCGACCGGCGCTACAAATCGTCGGAGAGTGTCGCCTCCGCTTACGACGCTTGGACGGAAGACCGTTTGTTAGAGCAGCTCTGGGGAGAGCATGTCCATCTCGGCCATTACGGGACCCCGCCAAGCTCCTGCGACTTCCGCGAAGCCAAGGAGACCTTCGTCCACGAGCTGATGCGATGGAGCGGTCTGGACCAACTTCCCGCTGGCAGCCGGGTGCTCGATGTGGGATGCGGCATCGGTGGCAGTGCCCGAATCCTGGCGCGGGATTACGGGTTGGACGTTCTCGGCATCAGCATCAGCCCAGCCCAGGTGAAACGAGCAACACAACTCACCGCATCAGGCCTGACCTGCCATTTCCAGGTGATGGACGCCTTGAATCTTCAACTGCCCGATCAGAGCTTTGATGCGGTCTGGAGTGTGGAGGCCGGTCCACACATGCCTGATAAACAGCGTTATGCCGATGAACTGCTGCGGGTACTGCGCCCTGGGGGACTGCTTGCTGTGGCCGACTGGAATCGCCGCGACCCATCCGATGGCGGCATGGCGCGAACCGAACGTTGGGTGATGCGTCAGCTGCTCAACCAGTGGGCCCACCCTGAATTCGCAAGCATCAAGGGGTTCTGTCAAAACCTCGACAACAGCGTCTACAACCGTGGCGAGATCGTCACCGGTGACTGGACCCAGGCCACGCTTCCCTCATGGATTGACTCCATTGTCGAGGGCATCCGACGTCCCTGGGCTGTGCTCAATCTGGGACCGAAAGCGGTACTGCAAGGCCTGAGAGAGACACCGACGTTGTTGCTGATGCACTGGGCCTTCGCCACCGGGCTGATGCAATTCGGGGTCTTTCGAATCAGAAAAGACTGA